One Micromonospora eburnea genomic region harbors:
- a CDS encoding NUDIX hydrolase: MTVYTPRRAARVLLVDASDRVLLFAGTDPGQPGRAYWFTPGGGLRPGESSAEGAARELAEETGLRLAPVAFGVPVWAETVEFPFDGVWYRQEQEFFLVRVPSWEVDTAGFDEIERASVSGHRWWSVAELAATAERYYPLDLPERLTRLLAGGVSC; this comes from the coding sequence GTGACCGTCTACACCCCTCGTCGCGCGGCTCGTGTGCTGCTCGTCGACGCGTCCGACCGGGTGCTGCTCTTCGCCGGCACCGACCCGGGGCAGCCGGGGCGCGCCTACTGGTTCACCCCTGGCGGCGGCCTGCGCCCGGGGGAGAGTTCCGCCGAGGGCGCGGCCCGGGAGCTGGCCGAGGAGACCGGGCTGCGGCTGGCCCCGGTCGCGTTTGGCGTGCCCGTCTGGGCGGAGACGGTGGAATTCCCGTTCGACGGCGTCTGGTACCGCCAGGAGCAGGAGTTCTTCCTGGTACGGGTCCCGTCCTGGGAGGTCGACACGGCGGGCTTCGACGAGATCGAGCGGGCCAGCGTGTCCGGGCACCGGTGGTGGTCGGTGGCGGAGCTGGCCGCGACCGCCGAGCGCTACTACCCGTTGGATCTGCCCGAGCGGCTCACCCGGCTGCTCGCCGGAGGTGTGTCGTGCTGA